The following proteins come from a genomic window of Chryseobacterium glaciei:
- a CDS encoding glycosyltransferase family 2 protein, protein MSLSLAVITYNEEDNIVRLLDSLTDTVDEIIVVDSFSTDKTKEICTQKYPHVKFFEKKFIGYGEQKNHALTLCSREWILFLDADEVPSEDLKKSIKKIISSKNTEFCVYKVKFNNHLGIHLIKFGGWGNVCRERLFKKDCAKYSDDKVHEFLITNKKIGLLDGKLDHYTYKSIHHHIMKINKYSDMMAEKMFEKGKKINRFKIIISPIFEFIKIFIIKLGFLDGFPGFYIAKTMSYYTFLKYIKLYEKIRLIEIEKKNAEAL, encoded by the coding sequence ATGTCACTTTCCCTCGCAGTCATTACTTACAATGAAGAAGATAATATTGTAAGACTTTTAGACTCACTTACAGACACTGTTGATGAAATTATAGTCGTTGATAGCTTTTCAACAGACAAGACAAAAGAGATTTGTACTCAAAAATATCCTCATGTAAAATTCTTTGAGAAAAAGTTTATCGGGTATGGTGAACAAAAAAACCATGCCCTTACTCTATGCTCCAGAGAATGGATTTTGTTTCTCGACGCAGATGAAGTTCCGAGTGAAGATCTTAAAAAATCAATCAAAAAAATTATTTCTTCTAAGAACACGGAATTTTGCGTTTATAAAGTGAAATTTAACAATCATCTAGGGATTCATTTAATAAAATTTGGTGGCTGGGGTAATGTTTGTCGCGAAAGACTTTTTAAAAAAGACTGTGCAAAATATTCTGATGATAAAGTGCACGAATTTTTAATTACAAATAAAAAAATAGGTCTCCTAGATGGAAAACTGGATCATTACACCTACAAAAGTATTCATCATCACATCATGAAGATCAATAAATATTCTGATATGATGGCTGAAAAAATGTTTGAAAAAGGGAAAAAAATAAACCGGTTTAAAATTATTATAAGTCCAATTTTTGAATTTATTAAAATTTTCATCATCAAACTTGGCTTTCTAGATGGGTTTCCAGGGTTTTATATCGCAAAAACAATGTCTTATTATACTTTTTTGAAATATATAAAACTGTATGAAAAAATCCGGTTAATAGAAATCGAAAAAAAGAACGCTGAAGCATTAT